A stretch of DNA from Campylobacter concisus:
AGTGAAAGCTCATTTATAATATTTCCCTCGCAAAGTGGTTTAAAATGCGCAATTGAAATGCTATAAATTTCTTCTTCTTTTAAAAGTGCCTTTTTTAATGAAACGATGGTCGGATTAAAGCGCTCATCAACGCCAGTACAAACTCTTACTTTATTTACCACTGAAGCATATTTTATCTCTTTTAGCTCGCTTACACTTTTAAATATAGGCCTTGAAATCAAGATATTTTGGCAATATTTTGCACACTGACAAAAGGCCTCTACGATCTCATGTTGAGGCAGACAAAGTACGACAGCTTGCGGCTGGGCTACTTCTATAAATTTCTTAAACTCATCAAAAAACGGAGCTCTGCAAGCATCATCTCTATTTTCTTTATCAAAAACTCCACAAACTTCAAATTTGTCAGAACGCCTCAGCTCCATATAGTGCCGCTTGCCAACTAGATTGTATCCAACAATGCCAATTCTGAGTTTCACTAAAGACCTTTTAGTTATAAATTTTTAGGCTATTTTAATTGCAAATCGCTTTTAAACAAATAAATTTATAAAATATATTAAGCAAAAATTAATTTTGTATTTTTTTATAAATTTACAAACGATTTTTAGCTAAAATCGAGCAAAATTTAAAACTAACGAGGATAAAAATGCAAAATTTAGATATAAGAAAGGCATATCTTGATTTTTTTAAATCAAAAGGTCACGAAGTCGTAGCTTCAGCGCCACTCGTGCCAAACGATGCAACACTACTTTTCACAAACGCTGGCATGGTGCCGTTTAAGAGTATTTTCACAGGCGAAGTGCCACGCCCAACGCCACCTATTCGCACTAGCTGTCAGACCTGCATAAGAGCTGGTGGTAAGCACAACGACCTTGATAATGTCGGCTACACAGCGCGCCATCACACATTTTTTGAGATGCTGGGCAACTTTAGCTTTGGCGAATACTTCAAAAAAGAGGCGATCTCTTACGCTTGGGAATTTGTAACAGAAGTACTAAAACTGCCAAAAGATAAGCTTTATGTAACCGTTCACGAAAGCGACGATGAAGCATTTGAAATTTGGAGCACTCACATCGCAAAAGAGAGAATTTACCGCTTTGGCGATCACGATAACTTCTGGCAAATGGGAGATACTGGACCATGTGGCCCTTGCAGTGAAATTTTTTACGATCAAGGTGCTGAGCACTTTAATACGCCTGAGGACTACATGGGCGGCGATGGCGATAGATTTTTAGAGATCTGGAACCTTGTTTTCATGCAGTATGAAAGAAGCGCCGATGGCAAACTAAGCCCACTACCAAAGCCAAGTATTGATACTGGCATGGGACTTGAGCGCGTTACTGCTATCTTGCAAGGTAAATTTAGCAACTACGACAGCACACTTTTTATGCCACTAATTAACGAAGTAGCAAAGCTTTGTGGCAAGCCATACGTCTATGAAAGTGGCGCTAGCTACCGCGTCATAAGCGATCACATCCGCTCAGTCACATTTTTGCTAGCTCAGGGCACGACATTTGATAAAGAAGGCCGTGGCTACGTGCTTCGCCGCATCTTACGCCGTGCGATCCGTCATGGATACTTGCTAGGCATAAAAGAGCCATTTATGTATAAGCTTGTTGATAAAGTTTGCGAGCTTATGGGCGAGCACTACACCTATTTAAATGAGAAAAAAGCGGCTGTAAAAGAGCAGATCAAGCTTGAAGAAGAGAGATTTTTGGCGACAATCGCTAGTGGCTTGGAGCTATTTGAGAGCGAGCTTAAAAATACAAAAGAAATTTTTAGCGGAGAGGCTGCGTTTAAGCTTTATGATACATTTGGCTTTCCGCTTGATCTAACAGCTGATATGCTTAGAGAAAAGGGCCTAAAAGTCGATGAGGCAAGGTTTGATGAGCTTATGAGTGAGCAAAAAGCACGTGCAAAAGCTGCCTGGAAAGGCAGTGGCGACAAGAGCGCGAAGGGCGACTTTAAAGAGCTACTTGAAAAATTTGGCGAGAATAAATTTATAGGCTACGAAGAGCTTAAGAGTAAAAGTAAAATTTTAGCCCTACTTGATGAAGAATTTAAAAATGTAGATAGCCTGGACGCTGGCAAAGAGGGCTGGGTGATGTTTGACGTCACTCCATTTTATGCTCAAAGTGGCGGCCAGTGCGGTGATAGCGGTAAGATAGTAGGCAAAGCAAATGTGCTTGATACGCAAAAATTCCACGGGCTAAATTTATCTTTAGTAAAAACTAATACGGCGCTAAAGGTTGGCGACGAAGTAGAGCTTGAAGTGGGCAGCGACAGGGCAGAGACTGCGCGTCATCACAGCGCTACACACTTGCTTCACGCAGCCCTTAGAAGCGTGCTTGGCACACACATCGCTCAAGCTGGCTCAAACGTCGAGGCAGATAGACTAAGGTTTGACTTCTCACATCCAAAGGCACTTACTAGCGAAGAAATTTCAAAGATCGAAAACCTTGTAAATGAGTGGATCTTAGACGGTGCAAATGCAAAAACGCAGGTTATGAAGCTTGAAGATGCTAAAAATAGCGGAGCTATCGCACTATTTAATGAAAAATACGCTGATGATGTGAGAGTCGTTAGCTTTGGCAATGTCAGCAAAGAGCTTTGTGGTGGTACACACGTTAAAAATATAGATGAGATCGGATCATTTTTCATCACAAAAGAGAGTGGCGTAAGTGCTGGCGTTAGGCGTATAGAGGCTGTTTGCTCAAGGGCTGCGCTAAATTTAGTAAGATCATTTAGAGCTGAGCTTGATGAGCTAAAAGATGAGTTAAAGAGCACTGAGCCACTAAATGCGGTCAAAAAGCTAAAAAATGAACTAAGAGCTTTAAAAGACAAACTAAAAAATGCCAAAAATTCTCATGAGCTAGTCTATTTAGATATAGATAAAACCAAACTTTGCGTCACAAGCGTAGATGGTGGAGATATAAAAACTTTGATAGATGAGTTTAAAAATGAGCATGAAAGTGCTGCTATTTTGCTAATCCAAGCTGATGAGAGTGGCAAAATTTCTCTTGCAGCTGGAGTCAAAAATGCTCCACTAAAAGCTGGTGCTTGGGTAAAATTTGCAGCGCAAATCCTAGGTGGCAATGGCGGTGGCAAAGATGACTTTGCAACAGCCGGTGGCAAAGATGCATCGATGATAGAAGATGCGATAAAAGACTCACTTGAGTACGCAAGGCAAGCCTTAGAAAAATGAGTCATTACGATATAGCTTTTATAAAATTTGACCAAGTAGTACTATTTTTGCATGTATGTTTTGTAGCTCTTTTTGTGGGGCTACAAGCCGGTCTTGTGCTTGTTGGAAGTTACTTTATAAAAAATAAATTTGAAGACAAGGAACGCTATCACATCTTACTTCACATTATAAGACGCTTTGGCATTGCGATTTTCATACTAATCCTTTGCGTGATAGCGACAAGTATATTTATAATTTTTGGATTTTATGATGCAAATTTGACAAATCCTATGGCAAGTGCAATGGTGGCAACAAAATGCGCAATAGAACTATTTTTGCTATTAAATTTAAGTTATATATTTTATAGATACAAAAAGGCCTTAAAAGCACTAAGATCGCATGAAATGATCGAGCTAAACGAGAGTTTGATCGTTATAATTTATTACTTTACGCCACTAAATTTATTAGCTTCTCTAGCAGCTATTTATCTTGGTATAAGCTATAAGGTATTTTTATGATAACACTCGCTTCAAGCTCGCCAACAAGGGCAAATTTATTAAAAGAGGCTGGCATAAATTTCACTCAAATTTCTTTCCAGTTTGACGAGAGTAAGATAGAAAAGAACGTAAAGCCTGAAATTTATGTCCAAAATGTCGTAAAAGCTAAAAAAGAGCAATTTTTAAAAGAAAATATAGGTCTTAAAAATTTGCTCTTTGCAGATAGCTGTGTGGCGTGTGGAGATAAAATTTTAGGTAAAGCAAAGGATGAAAAAGAAGCGATTGCCATGCTAAATTTACAAAGTGGCAACGAATGCAGCGTCTATACGGCAATGATATTTTTAGGCGAATTTGAGCTTATAAACGTAAGTAGGACTACGTATAAATTTAAAAAATTTGACGAGCATGACCTTAATGAATACATAAAAAATAATGAGTGGCAAGGCAAGGCTGGAGCCATGACGATAGAAAATTTTAATAGGAAATATATCATCTCCCAACACGGCGAAACTAGCACCGCCATGGGGCTAAATTTAAAAATATTAAAGGCATTTTTATGAAATATATCTTGGCATTTATCTTTATAGTTGCCATTTCGCTTGGCGGAGCATTTTTATATTTTTATTCACAAGTTAGATTTGATGCTTACGCTATTATTGATTATAAACCAAAGCTTACAACACAAATTTTTGATAGAAACAACGAACTCATTGCAAATATCTTTGAAGAAAATAGAATTTACGTAAAGTATAACGACATCCCGCCGCGTGTCATCGAAGCGCTCGTAGCTATCGAGGACACAAGCTACTTTGAGCATGGTGGCATAAATATAGAAGCCATGGCAAGGGCTGCCATAAAAGATATTAAAGCTAGAAAGCTAGTAGAGGGAGCTTCAACACTAACACAACAGCTCATTAAAAATTTGGCTCTAAGCCGTGAGAAGAAATTTACAAGAAAGATAAAAGAAATTGTGCTTGCCATGAAGCTTGAAAGCGAGCTTAGCAAAGAAAATATCATCGAAAGATACCTAAATCACGTCTATTTTGGACATGGCTACTACGGCATAAAAACAGCAGCTGAGGGATATTTTAGAAAAGAGCTAAATGAGCTAAGCATAAAAGAGGTTGCTATGCTAGTTGGCTTGCCAAAGGCTCCAAGCACTTATGATCCTACAAAGCACCTTGACCTATCACTTAGCCGTGCAAATAGAGTACTTGAGAGAATGTATAGCATCGGCTGGCTAAACGAGGATGAGTACCGCAAGGGCGTGCTTGAAGAGCCAGCAGTCTTTGACGATACACTCACAAGAAATAAAGCTCCTTACGTAGTCGATGAGATAATAAAAGAGGCCTCAAAGAAATTTGACGATATAAAAACTGGTGGTTATAAGATACAAAGCACAGTTGATCTAAATGTTCAAAAGATCGCTCAAGAAGCTCTAGTTTATGGCTACAATGAAATTTTAAAGCGCGATAAAAAAGCAAATGCAGAAATCCTAAATGGAGCTATAGTAGTCACTCATCCACAAAGTGGTCAAATTTTGGCACTAATTGGCGGTATTGACTACACAAAAAGCAGTTATAACCGTGCCACTCAAAGCAAGCGCCAGCCAGGATCTAGCTTTAAGCCATTTATCTATCAAATAGCACTTGATAATGGCTACTCAGTCGTCTCTCAAGTGGCTGATATCGCCAGGACATTTGATATGGGAAATGGCAAAGAGTGGACACCAAAGAATTATAGTGGCGGTTTTCAAGGCTATATCACTATAAAATCAGCCATAACCCAGTCGCGTAACCTCGCAACCATAAATTTGCTAAACGATCTTGGCCTTAGCTCGGTTCGTAAACAGCTTACGGATATGGGCTTTAACGATATCCCAGAAAATTTATCTATCGCACTTGGAAGCTTTGGGATTTCACCGCTTGACTTTGCAAAATTTTACTCGATGTTTCCAAATGAGGGCGAGATGGTTGAGCCAACACTTATTAAGCATATAGAAAATAGCTTTGGGGCCTCGATGGATTATGAACCACAAAGAAAGCAAGTGCTAAAACCAGAACAAGCATTTTTGATGACGACACTTCTTCAAAATGTCGTAAATAACGGTACTGGACGCAACGCTAAAATAAATGGCATCCAAATAGCAGGCAAAACCGGCACAACAAACAATAACATCGATGCTTGGTTTTGTGGCTACTCGCCCGATATCGAAGCGATAATCTGGTACGGAAATGACGACAACAGCCCTATGAAAAAGATTGAAGGCGGTGGTAGAACAGCCGCACCTGTGTTTAAGAAATTTATGGAAGGCTACATTAAGCTTTATCCTACTTTAAGACGTGCATTTGAGCAGCCAGATGGTGTTTATAAAGGCTATTATGGTGGCAGTGACGAATACTACACAAACGACTCACCACTACCTCAAAATATACCGGCAAATGACATCATACAAGATCAAGAAAATGATGGATTATTATTCTAGGAAGATAAGATGAGGATTAAAATTTTACTTTGTTTAGTAGTCGCAAGTATTGCATATGGCGCCAATCTAAATACAGCCAGCAAAAACGAGTTAATGGGGCTTGGGCTAAGTAAAGGCCAAG
This window harbors:
- a CDS encoding Gfo/Idh/MocA family protein gives rise to the protein MKLRIGIVGYNLVGKRHYMELRRSDKFEVCGVFDKENRDDACRAPFFDEFKKFIEVAQPQAVVLCLPQHEIVEAFCQCAKYCQNILISRPIFKSVSELKEIKYASVVNKVRVCTGVDERFNPTIVSLKKALLKEEEIYSISIAHFKPLCEGNIINELSLCDIDLAKNLVDSEICSFFYTQANKTNTKICDNVGINIKMKNQILVSITDSFCGSLERFKIEVNAKEGVYFGDLIDYKLHRVNENGQMNLKTDPLNNEIKAQYDAFYDLCQSGESSELSSIDDAIKIKELF
- the alaS gene encoding alanine--tRNA ligase translates to MQNLDIRKAYLDFFKSKGHEVVASAPLVPNDATLLFTNAGMVPFKSIFTGEVPRPTPPIRTSCQTCIRAGGKHNDLDNVGYTARHHTFFEMLGNFSFGEYFKKEAISYAWEFVTEVLKLPKDKLYVTVHESDDEAFEIWSTHIAKERIYRFGDHDNFWQMGDTGPCGPCSEIFYDQGAEHFNTPEDYMGGDGDRFLEIWNLVFMQYERSADGKLSPLPKPSIDTGMGLERVTAILQGKFSNYDSTLFMPLINEVAKLCGKPYVYESGASYRVISDHIRSVTFLLAQGTTFDKEGRGYVLRRILRRAIRHGYLLGIKEPFMYKLVDKVCELMGEHYTYLNEKKAAVKEQIKLEEERFLATIASGLELFESELKNTKEIFSGEAAFKLYDTFGFPLDLTADMLREKGLKVDEARFDELMSEQKARAKAAWKGSGDKSAKGDFKELLEKFGENKFIGYEELKSKSKILALLDEEFKNVDSLDAGKEGWVMFDVTPFYAQSGGQCGDSGKIVGKANVLDTQKFHGLNLSLVKTNTALKVGDEVELEVGSDRAETARHHSATHLLHAALRSVLGTHIAQAGSNVEADRLRFDFSHPKALTSEEISKIENLVNEWILDGANAKTQVMKLEDAKNSGAIALFNEKYADDVRVVSFGNVSKELCGGTHVKNIDEIGSFFITKESGVSAGVRRIEAVCSRAALNLVRSFRAELDELKDELKSTEPLNAVKKLKNELRALKDKLKNAKNSHELVYLDIDKTKLCVTSVDGGDIKTLIDEFKNEHESAAILLIQADESGKISLAAGVKNAPLKAGAWVKFAAQILGGNGGGKDDFATAGGKDASMIEDAIKDSLEYARQALEK
- a CDS encoding 3-isopropylmalate dehydratase, with translation MSHYDIAFIKFDQVVLFLHVCFVALFVGLQAGLVLVGSYFIKNKFEDKERYHILLHIIRRFGIAIFILILCVIATSIFIIFGFYDANLTNPMASAMVATKCAIELFLLLNLSYIFYRYKKALKALRSHEMIELNESLIVIIYYFTPLNLLASLAAIYLGISYKVFL
- the maf gene encoding septum formation inhibitor Maf codes for the protein MITLASSSPTRANLLKEAGINFTQISFQFDESKIEKNVKPEIYVQNVVKAKKEQFLKENIGLKNLLFADSCVACGDKILGKAKDEKEAIAMLNLQSGNECSVYTAMIFLGEFELINVSRTTYKFKKFDEHDLNEYIKNNEWQGKAGAMTIENFNRKYIISQHGETSTAMGLNLKILKAFL
- a CDS encoding transglycosylase domain-containing protein, which translates into the protein MKYILAFIFIVAISLGGAFLYFYSQVRFDAYAIIDYKPKLTTQIFDRNNELIANIFEENRIYVKYNDIPPRVIEALVAIEDTSYFEHGGINIEAMARAAIKDIKARKLVEGASTLTQQLIKNLALSREKKFTRKIKEIVLAMKLESELSKENIIERYLNHVYFGHGYYGIKTAAEGYFRKELNELSIKEVAMLVGLPKAPSTYDPTKHLDLSLSRANRVLERMYSIGWLNEDEYRKGVLEEPAVFDDTLTRNKAPYVVDEIIKEASKKFDDIKTGGYKIQSTVDLNVQKIAQEALVYGYNEILKRDKKANAEILNGAIVVTHPQSGQILALIGGIDYTKSSYNRATQSKRQPGSSFKPFIYQIALDNGYSVVSQVADIARTFDMGNGKEWTPKNYSGGFQGYITIKSAITQSRNLATINLLNDLGLSSVRKQLTDMGFNDIPENLSIALGSFGISPLDFAKFYSMFPNEGEMVEPTLIKHIENSFGASMDYEPQRKQVLKPEQAFLMTTLLQNVVNNGTGRNAKINGIQIAGKTGTTNNNIDAWFCGYSPDIEAIIWYGNDDNSPMKKIEGGGRTAAPVFKKFMEGYIKLYPTLRRAFEQPDGVYKGYYGGSDEYYTNDSPLPQNIPANDIIQDQENDGLLF